In one window of Eubalaena glacialis isolate mEubGla1 chromosome 13, mEubGla1.1.hap2.+ XY, whole genome shotgun sequence DNA:
- the LOC133104206 gene encoding translation initiation factor IF-2: MVTTAEFSLCFEQLLFSSHIQTIQDAEQPSVCELRAKICLSGPLPRVPAVHASSQQVAAERQEWSTEEPSSEPSRANPPSPRSEARSPTDRPLVSEGCWVLPLSQVQAEPPWSYGQPFRQPRGHGQAQRQGWPAEAGGGGCPSGGEEVEAGAGRRKCSEGGRRRRATTGQGRDRHPDRC, translated from the exons ATGGTCACCACT GCCGAATTCTCCTTGTGTTTTGAGCAGCTTCTGTTTTCCAGCCACATCCAAACCATTCAAGATGCAGAACA ACCGTCTGTGTGTGAGCTGCGGGCCAAGATTTGCCTGAGCGGGCCTCTTCCACGCGTGCCCGCGGTGCACGCGAGCAGCCAGCAGGTGGCGGCAGAGAGACAGGAGTGGTCCACAGAAGAGCCCAGCTCAGAGCCGAGCCGCGCGAACCCACCGAGCCCGCGCTCAGAAGCCAGATCTCCCACCGACAGGCCGCTGGTTTCGGAAGGCTGCtgggtccttcctctctcccaagTGCAGGCAGAGCCCCCCTGGAGCTATGGCCAGCCCTTCCGGCAGCCCCGAGGACACGGGCAAGCTCAGAGGCAGGGATGGCCGGCAGAGGCGGGAGGAGGAGGATGCCCCTCCGGAGGAGAAGAGGTTGAGGCTGGGGCTGGAAGGAGGAAGTGCAgcgaaggaggaaggagaagacgCGCCACGACTGGGCAGGGAAGAGACCGGCATCCAGACAGGTGTTGA